A window of Sorex araneus isolate mSorAra2 chromosome 3, mSorAra2.pri, whole genome shotgun sequence genomic DNA:
TATagctcagtacatcaagattctctgtgacctgtattatggattcaccaccaggatctcaccattctacaaggaagtgataattgacgtaaagagaggggcttggcagggtgataccatttcactgaaattcttcagtgcctgcttacaatagccagaatctggaaaaaaacccgagtgcccgagaacagatgactggttaaagaaactttggtacatctacacactggaatactatgcagctgtttgaaaagatgaagtcatgaactttgcatataagtggatcaacatggaaagtatcatgctaagtgaaatgagtcagaaagagagggacagacatagaaagattgcacccatctgtggaatatagaataacagagtaggagactaacacccaagaaatagtagtatataatacaaggaggttggctccatggcttggaaactggtctcacatgctggggggaaaggcagtccagatagagaagggaacaccaagtaaaatatggttggaggtcccgcacaggaagggagatgcgtgctgaaagtagactagagactgaacatgatggccacttaatacccctatcgcaaaccacaacacccaaaagtagagagagaacaaaatgaaatacccagccacagaggcagagtggggtggggggacaggattggagggtgggagggatactgggttcattggtggtggagaatggacactcgtggagggatgggttctcgaacattgtatgaggtaAATTGGGTACCtcacaaagatgggtaaatttgtaactgtaccgtcACGGtgactcactgtcatcccatcactgtcatcccgttgctcatcgatttgttcgagcgggcaccggtaatgtctctcattaagaaacttattgttactatttttggcatatccaatacgcacgagtagcttgccaggctctgccctgcgggctcgactctcagcagcttgccgggctctccgagaggggtggaggaatcgaactcgggtcggccgtgtgaaaggcgaacgcccaaccactgtgctatcgctccagtcccatggtgactcactaattaaaaaaattaattaggggctggagcaatagcacagcgggtggggcgtttgccttgcacgcggccgacctgggttcgattcccagcatcccatatggtcccctgagcaccgccaggggtaattcctgagtgcagagccaggagtgacccctgtgcatcaccgggtgtgaccccccctccaaaaaaaaaaagaaaaaataataaattaatttaaaaaatcaggatagaaataaagtgaaagccaattaaattagagaaaattaaaaaaaaaaaagaaattcttcagtgccacccttgagaacgtcttgggacaactggaatgggaaggaatgggagtgaagatagacggtcggcgacaccaccacctccgcttcgctgatgacatcgttctcataacgccaaacattaacaagcggcacaaatgctggccctATCCGTGTCCGAGGGAAGAGGCCTAATGCTCTCCTGGGTCTGGGGTCTCAGTGGGATCTGCAAGAggtgggtggaggggctggagcgatagcacagccggtggggcgtttgccttgcatgcggccgacccgggttcgattcccagcatcccatatggtcccctgagcaccaccagggatgattcctgagtgcagagccaggagtaacccctgtgcattgccgggtgtgacccaaaaagaaaaaaaaaaaaagaggtgggtgGATAGCAAAGGAAGTGCAGCCCAGCACCTGCCACGGCCTctagcgccccctgctggcaagGTGTGGCAGGGAGCCCGGCACCAAGAGGACTGTCCCAGCCGCTTCCCAGGGGGTCCTCTAGGCCACCCTCCCCAATTCCTGGGCTGGGCTTCTAACCCCTACCTCAGTCTTCAAAATGGGacctcatttgttttgttttgttttgttttgtttttgctttttgggtcacacctggcgtggcacaggggttactcctggctctgcactcaggattcacctctggcggtgctcaggggaccctatgggatgctgggaatcgaacccgggttggccgcatgcaaggcaaatgccctacccgctgtgctattgctccagccccaaaatgggACCTCATTTGGAAACAGGGTGATTGCAGAAGTAGTTACTGCCGGTGAGGTCATTCACCTGGGCCCGCACCCAAAAGAGCTATTGCCCTTATAAAAAGGGAGAGTTGGGCGGAGAGAGTGCAGGAGGGacggcacttgccttttatgtggccgcTTCCGCAGCGACTCTGGCTCAGTCGCCAGCATtgcacagggtccctgagcacttccagggatcattcttgagcacacagccagaaacagaccctgagcactgctgcgtatggcttccctccccacaccaaaaaaaaaaaagagggatgcAAACCAGTCATGGGTGTGACACAGTGGTGGCCACTTTGTCCCTTCTCCCCAGCACTGACGGAGCCACGAGTAGCTCCTGAGCTGGGTGAGTGTGGCTctaaacacaaaataaagcaaaacccaCAAACTAAACCAGCACAGTGGTGGGGGTGACGGTGATGTGGTGCTGTGGGTCAGACACACGGAGGGCGGAGTGGGTCTGAGGGACCCTCTGGTTTGTGGGTTTGCAGCTTGCCCCagcagccccctccagccccctccagcccccccagcccccccagcccccccagccccctccagaacccccctccaggcccctccagccccccccagggCTGTTGTTCATACCGCATTCTTGGGGTTCCTTTGTTATGCGGTCTGCGGGGCTCCACCAGGAAACTTGGGGGGCCCAGAGCGGCTCAGGTCCTGCCTCGGCCCTGGCGGAAGCGCTGCCTTGGCCTGCTGTGTTTCTTTCTAGCTGTTTGTATTAAGGGACTGTGGTTGTTATTGCTCCGGCGCTGGGGAGCCCAGGCACCTCCGCTCATTCTCGGCAAACCAGAGCAGCCATACAGGGGCCTCCGGGTCGGAGCCCGCGGTGCTGGGAACCGAGCCTGGCTCATGCGGCTTCTGACACCTAAACTATCTCTTGGACCCTGTTGGCTTTCTTTAGCCgcatccacagtgctcaggggttactcctggccctgtgctcaggaatcacgctcaggggaccatatgggatgccggggatggaagccgGCTGCATGTGGCACAAACGCCCtccctctgtgccatctctctggcctgtaaACCCAGTTCTTAGCGCATCTGTGCTCTGAGTGCTTCTTGCTTGCTTGCGCTTCTCCCAGTGGGTGCTGGTGGTCATTCCTGACCGTGCTTGAGGACCAGGCAGCGCTGAgggctgaacccagggctccagctaCAGGGCCCGTGCCCAGCTCACTGAGcgctctccctggcccttgagtcaatcttaaaatttacatatatttatttgggtttgggggccatgcccggcgATGCCCGGAGCTTATCCAGACTCTGCACCCCGGTATCACTCTGGGGagcgctcgggggaccctaggtgGTGCCGGGGTCAAATGCGGGTCAGCGGCACACAAAGCAGGTAGCTTGTGTGTTTTACGGACGCCCCAGCCCACACAACCCCACTTTTCATCTTTCTGACTCCTGGTCCCAGAGGGCTCAGCGCCCATTCGGGGAGATCTTTCCAGAAAGCTCCCTCTGCCTTGAATTTTAGCCCCCATCTCTGGGAAATTTATagccaggtgggggagggggcgactCCCTTGGGGGCCCTTGTTTGGGCACTCAGCTCATTTCCCCAAACCCTCTGTCTCTTGAGGGTCTCCCCTGCACCTGCCAGCTGCCAGCTTACAGGCTGTCACCACGTTCACCTTGGATTGTCACGTGGTCCTGGGCGCCTTCCCGGGAAGATGCCCTGGAGACCCCGGGTCTGTGAGTGTGAATCTCAGTGAGCAGAGGGGCGGTGGGCTGGAGGGAGCAGCTGAGGGGGTTCGGCTGGGGTGCCCGGGCCACACCGGGGGCAGGCTCCCctcctcctggggaggggggacagaggGCCCCTCCTGCACCTGCCCCTTTCCTGCCCCACCTCACCCAAGGGAATCTATCcctgaccccgccccccacaccccagaacATTCTCCAAGGCCAGCGGAGAAACGCTGTGCGCTGTCCAAAGCCATCACAGCTCTGACGAGCACAGTTCAGAATCCCGAAAGCATTTTAGGATACAGGATGCGCACGGCCCCCAGGAGGTTCCCGGGGCCTCTGCCGAGGGGCTCCCGCTTCCCGAGGCGGGGGAAGGAGCCtgagctccccccagcccccagccccgcggctTTCTGCAGTTCCACACCTGCAGGCGCGGACCCCGTGCCCGGGGAGCGGCCGTGAGTGGGAGGTGAGGCTGGAGCAGACACGAACCCAGCAGCCAAAAGCTATTTTCCTCCTCGGGGACGCGAAGACCTCCTCCTCCGGGCCAGCTGCAGCCTccgcccctcccagggcagccccATCTCCCCTGCCAGGCCCTGGGGTTCAGCCACAGTCTGGGGCCAGCCTCGCCCTGTTCCCCGGGAGGGGAGCTCAGAGCGGGCCCCAGCCAGGCCTACTGAGAGGGGGCGcaggaggaagggcaggggagggggtaaGCCCACCGCGGGCCCTGTTTGGGCACTCGGCTCATTTTCCCACAGAGAACAAAGCGCCAGTGGAGACTGGCTGCGTGCCCGGCCCAGGAGCCAGACCCCAGTGACCGGCTCCAGCCCATTGTGTGCgcctgcagggctgaggggggctTGGGGCCCCCTGCTGAAGCCCTGCTGAGCAGTGGGAGGCgggtggtgtgcgtgtgtgtgctgtgtgagtgtgtacctGTGAATGTGGGATTTGGCGCATTGTGTGAAagtgtgagtgtgttgtgtgtccatgtgtgtgtgactgcgttATGTGTGAACATCTCTGGTGCAACGGGAGGATGTGTGGGTGTGACATTGTCTGGGGAAGTCTGTAGGGCACAAACACGGATGCACATGTGGACAacgatgaatgtgtgtgtgtgtggattgtGCGTGTGGGTGAGGGTTTGTATGTGTGCGctggtatgagtgtgtgtgagtgtgcataaaCGTGACCAAAAATGTGAGCGTATGAGTTTACATGTGTGAAggagtgtgtgcgtgtctgtgtaagggtgagtgtgtgtgagtgtgacagTGGATGTGTGTTTTCCCaccttcctgagcacagggcaagtCTGCCCTTCTGTGTACCTCAGTTTCCTTGTCTGAACActaaggtggtggtgggggggggttgggacaAAATtggtggcttggggctggagtgacagtacggagggtagggcacttgcctggcatgtggctgacctgggctcaacccctggcaccccataagttcccctgagcccacaggagtgagctctgaccACCCCCGGGTTTGACCTCTTACCCTCCCCCAAAGGATTAGTTTCCGACCTTCTTGTagggtgggcacacccagcggtgctcagggcttcctcctggctccgtgctcaggggtcactcctggcgggcctgaTGCCAGGGGCTCTGATGCCAGGACTTCGGGTGCCCGAAGGCGagcgcctcccccccacccccgtactgctgctccagccccatttctcatATGGTTTTGGTTCTTTCGGGGCCACACTCCGCACTCTCGGCGGGgatccaggcagtgctgggatctAGTCTGGggtcctgaagtgctcaggggtccaactTACACCTGTGGCTTGCCTGGGCCCTGAGGAAGAGCCTCGCTGTACTGGAAGCTGGAGCTGTTCATTCCAGTTCCCAGATTCTGAGGACTTGTTGAGCCTTTTGGGCTCTGGgccccacctggcggtgctcaggactccgtcctggctctgtgctcagggaccactcctggcggtgttcaggggaccctctgatgtgctggggatagaacccagggggCCCcagccaggcaagcgccctactctgTTCTATTGCTCAGGCCCCGAGACAGTGAATTTTCTCACCAGCCACACACATGCCTAAGGCTCAGACCACGCAGACACATACTGTCCTGTCATGTTCTTCTCCTGTCCCAGGGTCACCAAGGACaggcggggagggagatggagaacACGCCAGCGGGGGAGCACCCTGGCACCTGACGCATGCACTTCCTCCGCTGTCCTGACTAGCTGTGCCTGCTCGGAGCCTGGAGGCTGGAACCCTAGAACTTCAGAGTTGGGTGCACAGCCTCAcatggaaggttctagaagctGGCGACAGTTCTGCCAGTGCATGTACTCCCTCCATGTGCTGGAGCCCGTGTCTGCTCTGAGCCTGGAAGGTGGAAGCCTGGAACTTTGGAGTTGGGTGCACAGCCTCacatggaaggttctggaagctggCGATGGTCCTGCCAGTGTCTGGGCTGCTGAGGACTTGACAAGTCAGGCCTGACATCCTGCCAGGAAGTCCAGCCCGTGCCAGGCCTTGAGCCCAGTGacaggcctctgtgtgtgtgtgtgtgtgtgtgtgtgtgtgtgtttgtgtgtgtgtgtgtgtgtgtgtgtgtgtgtgtgtgctcgtgcgCGCACTGGGCGGGAGATCCCTAGCTTCTCGGCCTGGGCAGAGAGCGTGGGAAGGACAGAAATTCCAGGACAGGAGGAGTCGCCAGGTGGGTGAGGGGGCCAGCAGGGAGAGCAGCCCCCAGCTTGGCCTGACTCCTCCGGACTGTGGGGAGAACCGAGCCCCAGAGGCAGATACCCCGCCCTGAAAAACAACATCCCGGCTGCCCGGCAACAGGGCTCCTGGGGAGGGGCTATTTTTAGCCTGGAGGGCGCCAGGGCAGGACTTGTATGGCCAGTAAGGCCTCCCCTGTCTGACTGCATAACCCGGGCATTGTCCTGTCCAACCTGGGTCCCAGGCtgctcctccccccacaccacgggtgccgcccctctctggggtgcggCCCTCTGAGAAGCCCTCTGAGAAGCGGGAGGAGGGCCTGGGCTGGACAGGGAGAGCCCCTCCTCCTGCAGGGGCATCCTGGGGCCCCCCTGGGCCGGGAGAGAGGCCGGAGGCCTCCCCAGGACAGAGCTGTCCATTGTTTCCGCTTGGGcctgggacgggggtgggggtggggggtgggcagcccCTTCTCAGGGTGAGCGTGTAAGAAGCGCTCCGTCTCACTGTCCtgccccagcccagagccaggccttGCCCGTGGGGGGACCAGAGACACTGTTCGGGCGTGGACACCCAGAGGTGGGCCCCACAGTGACTGGGGCATTGGGGATAAAATCcccatgggggggctggagcaatagcacagcgggtagggcgtttgccttgcacgcggccgacccgggttcgaatcccagcatcccatatggtcgcctgagcacagccaggggtaattcctgagtgcagagccaggagtaacccctgtgcatcgccaggtgtgacccaaaaatcaaaaaaaaaaaaaatccccatggGCCGAAgccacagcacagaggggagggtgtttcgTCTTTAGCCTTGCACctggcccctggcaccccatggggtcccccagcccggtaagatgagtgcagagccaggagtaagcccctgggtgtggcccaaaacggaaatgaatgaatgaataaatcactgtcacactgtcactgtcatcctgttgctcatcgatttgcttgagcgggcaccagtaacgtctccattgttagacttgttactgtttttgacatatccaatacgccatgggtagcttgccaggctctgcagtgcgggcgcgatactcttggtaacttgcccggctctccgagagggacggaggaatccactcgggtcggccgcttgcaaggcaaacgccctacccgctgtgctatcgctccagtccaggctacaaaaatttatataaataactgATGTgttggagtcagagcaataggacagcagatagggcacttgccttgcatgcagacaaccatGTCCCGGCACCGCGGTCTCTAAATCCCTAAgggcaaaaccagaagtaagctgggtttcctgagcactgctgggtgtgcaccccccacTAAAACAAGAAAACTGATGTGAGCCAGCCCACCCCAAGCAAGGCTTATGGCTTCCAGAAACACTGTGGGCTGCACTTGGTTAGAACCTGCCAGATGGGGGTTTGCAGAGGGCTGTTCCGCCTGGCCTCCAGAGATCAGCTCCCAGCTCCTGGGGAAGAGAAAGGCTGGGCGCTCTCGTGCGTGAACGGGAGGAGACGAGGCCTTCGTTCGTCTAATAAAtctttattgagcacctactgtgtgccaggcactgtccCTGGACAAGGGGGGTTGGAGCAGCGTGGGTGTGTCCGTTCTCCCTGCAGGGCACAGGGTCCGGGGTCTGAGGCGACTCCCCACCCCCTAAGGCGAACAGTCTGAGAGGCAGAGACCTGGGGCAAGGAGCAGGCTGCGGCGGTGCGGGGCCCGGAGGCTCTGCTCTGCCCGGGGGGAGGCGGCCGGGGTGCAGAGCGGCGAGCTTCCGGGGCGCCCAGGACACCCCGCCCAGCCATCACCTCCTCTTGAGCACCGATATGCAGGACTTCTTGAGGGGCCCGATCTGCAGGTGGGCGTCCACGCTCTCCAGGAAGAAGGCGGGCTTCAGCCGGCGGGTGAAGAGCCCCCCGAAGTGGCTGTCCAGGCGGCTCTGGAAGGCGTCCCCGGGCGAGGCGGGGGCGCccctgcgcgcgcgcgcggcgcGGAGCCGGCGCAGCAGGTGCATCTTGCCGTCGCGCACGGCGTAGAAGGCCAGCGCGCGCTCGGCGTACTCCAGGCACACGCCCACGGTGGGCGCGAAGGGCTGCGGCAGCACGGCCTCCAGCCCGTGGAACCACACGGAGAAGGCGCGCCCGTTCCACTGCAGGCAGCACGAGTGCGCGTTGCGGCCCAGGCGCCCGCGGTCGTAGGGCTCTTGCGGGGAGAAGTCCTCGGCCATCACGCCCACGCTGACCCAGCCCTCGATGATCTCCACCTCCCAGTAGTAGGAGCCGCGGTCCAGGGCGCCCTCGCCCAGCACCTGCTCGCAGTGCGTGAAGCGGGTGGGCGACTCGGGGTAGTTGATGGGGCACAGCACCCGCTTGACGCCCTTGGTGCCGAACAGCTGCAGGAACTTGTCGGCCGTGTCGCTGTCCAGGTCCACGATGTAGGCGACTGcccggcgggaggggcggggcttagatctgaccccgccccgccctcgccaggccccgccccgccaggccccgccccgtcaGGCCCCGCCCGGCCGGAGAACGTAGAGGGTGGGGGGTAACGGCCCCGCAGCCTTACGGGGGAtccggggagcagagggggccaCTTACACTTGAGGAAATAATCCCTGGAAGCCTCGCTCTCCAGGTGGTCCGTGCTATCCGGGTCCTGAGACTCGGCATCTGCTGCAGAGGAGACCGTGGGCCAGGGGTCCCCTCAGGGGCCCGTGCTGCGTTGCTGTGCAAAGCACCCCCTTGGTGACTCTCTGCCCCCCAGGACCCCCGCTTCCTGGGGGCAGCTGTGCCCCTAAGTGGCCTCTGCGTGCGGGCCCCCGGGACTGCCCAGCGGTGGGGCCACTAGGAGACAAGGgagctggctctgctcaggcgcAGGATTTGGGCaccacctgcccccgcccccccagggccTGACCACAGTTTCCATCCTTCTCCGCAGGCACCAGGCCTCGGGGCTGGTGTGGGGACATCGGGGCTGTTGAGTCACTGGGGGGAACACCCACCTTCCATGCCCAGCTTCTGCAGCCCGTCCTCCTCGCTGCCCAGCCCCCGCAGCTGCTCCCACTGGCTGGCACAGGCGGCGGCCAGCACATCTCTCACGGCGCGCACCGCCTGCGACGACTTGGTGAAGCTGAGTTCCTggggcgggccgggcccggggccacAGCCCTCTTCCAGGGCCAGCCTGAGGGCCAGGAGCTCCTGTGCCACAGACAGACACGCTGTGAGCTGCCTGGGGGGCCCCAGcagcgccccccagccccgccttctTCTGGCCCGCGCACACCTGCAGGAAGCCCACCGAGTCGGCCTCGGGGACCTGGCTGAGGCTGTGGCGGGCTCGGCTCAGCCGGCTGCGCTGCTCCTCCTGCTGGCGCAGGTCGCCCTGGGAGCGGCCCAGCATGGACGCCTCCCCGTCCTCGATGAAGCCCAGCACCTCGGT
This region includes:
- the LOC101556650 gene encoding E3 ubiquitin-protein ligase TRIM47 isoform X2; translation: MDGSGPFGCPICLEPLREPVTLPCGHNFCLACLGALWPHRGSGGAGGPGGAARCPLCQEPFPDGLQLRKNHTLSELLQLRQGSGPAPAPAPEPAPPSAPPSAPEPSAPCAPEPWPAAEEPVRCDACPEGAALPAALSCLSCLASFCPAHLAPHERSPVLRGHRLVPPLRRLEESLCPRHLRPLERYCRAERRCLCEVCAAQEHRGHELVSLEQERALQEAEQPKVLSAADDRMDELGAGIAQARRTVALIKSAAVAERERVSRLFGEALATLHRFQTEVLGFIEDGEASMLGRSQGDLRQQEEQRSRLSRARHSLSQVPEADSVGFLQELLALRLALEEGCGPGPGPPQELSFTKSSQAVRAVRDVLAAACASQWEQLRGLGSEEDGLQKLGMEDAESQDPDSTDHLESEASRDYFLKFAYIVDLDSDTADKFLQLFGTKGVKRVLCPINYPESPTRFTHCEQVLGEGALDRGSYYWEVEIIEGWVSVGVMAEDFSPQEPYDRGRLGRNAHSCCLQWNGRAFSVWFHGLEAVLPQPFAPTVGVCLEYAERALAFYAVRDGKMHLLRRLRAARARRGAPASPGDAFQSRLDSHFGGLFTRRLKPAFFLESVDAHLQIGPLKKSCISVLKRR
- the LOC101556650 gene encoding E3 ubiquitin-protein ligase TRIM47 isoform X1; translation: MDGSGPFGCPICLEPLREPVTLPCGHNFCLACLGALWPHRGSGGAGGPGGAARCPLCQEPFPDGLQLRKNHTLSELLQLRQGSGPAPAPAPEPAPPSAPPSAPEPSAPCAPEPWPAAEEPVRCDACPEGAALPAALSCLSCLASFCPAHLAPHERSPVLRGHRLVPPLRRLEESLCPRHLRPLERYCRAERRCLCEVCAAQEHRGHELVSLEQERALQEAEQPKVLSAADDRMDELGAGIAQARRTVALIKSAAVAERERVSRLFGEALATLHRFQTEVLGFIEDGEASMLGRSQGDLRQQEEQRSRLSRARHSLSQVPEADSVGFLQELLALRLALEEGCGPGPGPPQELSFTKSSQAVRAVRDVLAAACASQWEQLRGLGSEEDGLQKLGMEADAESQDPDSTDHLESEASRDYFLKFAYIVDLDSDTADKFLQLFGTKGVKRVLCPINYPESPTRFTHCEQVLGEGALDRGSYYWEVEIIEGWVSVGVMAEDFSPQEPYDRGRLGRNAHSCCLQWNGRAFSVWFHGLEAVLPQPFAPTVGVCLEYAERALAFYAVRDGKMHLLRRLRAARARRGAPASPGDAFQSRLDSHFGGLFTRRLKPAFFLESVDAHLQIGPLKKSCISVLKRR